From a region of the Triticum aestivum cultivar Chinese Spring chromosome 7D, IWGSC CS RefSeq v2.1, whole genome shotgun sequence genome:
- the LOC123166919 gene encoding probable histone H2AXb, translating into MAIAGSGRGKAKPAATAKSVSRSSKAGLQFPVGRVARYLKVGKYAQRVGAGAPVYLAAVLEYLAAETLELAGNAARDNKKNRIVPRHIQLAVRNDEELSRLLGSVTIAAGGVLPSIHTTLLPKKAGKGKGDIGSASQEF; encoded by the exons ATGGCCATTGCCGGCAGTGGGAGGGGCAAGGCGAAGCCCGCAGCCACCGCGAAGTCCGTGTCCCGGTCGTCCAAGGCCGGCCTCCAGTTCCCCGTCGGCCGCGTCGCCAGGTACCTCAAGGTCGGCAAGTACGCGCAGCGCGTCGGCGCCGGCGCCCCCGTATACCTCGCCGCCGTCCTTGAGTACCTCGCCGCAGAG ACCCTGGAGCTCGCCGGCAACGCGGCGCGGGACAACAAGAAGAACCGCATCGTGCCGCGCCACATCCAGCTGGCGGTGCGCAACgacgaggagctgagccgtctgcTGGGCTCGGTCACCATCGCCGCCGGCGGGGTGCTGCCCAGCATCCACACCACGCTGCTCCCCAAGAAGGCCGGCAAGGGCAAGGGCGACATCGGCTCCGCTTCCCAGGAGTTTTAG